The following are encoded in a window of Corynebacterium marinum DSM 44953 genomic DNA:
- a CDS encoding YeeE/YedE thiosulfate transporter family protein: MILTGLAVGAVLGIVMQRGRFCVTGMLRDIFLQKTWRSFVALLIVISVHAVGIAALTSAGVIAPTYSNFAPLAVIGGGFIFGLGIILAGGCASGTWFRSAEGLVGSWIALIFYALSASAMQTGALNWLNAGVKSYDTSLTTLPASFGVSVWFFAIPLAIGTALAARHFLVKEAAQPKVARLNGPWWRRPLHIYTAGALVGLIGVIAWPLSAAAGRNSGLGITGPSGNIANFIVTGDGAKVDWGVMLVLGLFIGAFAAAKATGEFRLRVPDATTAVRAVAGGAMMGVGAALAGGCTVGNGMVQTALFSYQGWIALLFIALGVGAGAKLWLKPSTAPVTAGTYSTEESLDQAPTSAEDKVLTPGFAVATGAVALKTAAPKTQKARPLGQGRYALDTLGAVCPFPLIEAKDVIDTLDVGEELVIDFDCTQGTETIPRWAADNGHEVTDFRQTGDAGWQIAIRKN, from the coding sequence ATGATCCTCACCGGCCTCGCCGTAGGCGCAGTCCTCGGCATCGTGATGCAGCGCGGACGCTTCTGCGTCACGGGCATGCTCCGCGACATCTTCCTCCAGAAAACCTGGCGGAGCTTCGTGGCCCTGCTCATCGTCATCTCCGTGCATGCCGTGGGCATCGCGGCGCTGACCAGCGCCGGGGTCATCGCCCCGACCTACAGCAACTTCGCCCCGCTCGCCGTCATCGGCGGCGGCTTCATCTTCGGCCTGGGCATCATCCTCGCAGGTGGTTGCGCCTCCGGCACCTGGTTCCGCTCCGCCGAGGGCCTGGTGGGCTCCTGGATCGCACTCATCTTCTACGCGCTGTCCGCGTCCGCCATGCAGACCGGCGCCCTCAACTGGCTCAACGCGGGAGTCAAGTCCTACGACACCTCGCTGACCACCCTGCCGGCCTCCTTCGGTGTCTCGGTGTGGTTTTTCGCCATCCCGCTGGCCATCGGCACCGCCCTGGCTGCCCGCCACTTCCTGGTCAAGGAAGCCGCGCAGCCCAAGGTCGCCCGCCTCAACGGCCCGTGGTGGCGCCGCCCGCTGCACATCTACACCGCTGGTGCACTGGTCGGTCTGATCGGCGTCATCGCCTGGCCCCTGTCGGCCGCCGCCGGCCGCAACTCCGGCCTGGGCATCACCGGCCCGTCCGGGAACATCGCCAACTTCATCGTCACCGGCGACGGGGCCAAGGTCGACTGGGGCGTCATGCTCGTCCTCGGCCTGTTCATCGGCGCCTTCGCCGCCGCGAAGGCCACCGGCGAGTTCCGCCTCCGCGTGCCGGACGCCACCACCGCCGTGCGCGCGGTCGCGGGCGGCGCCATGATGGGCGTCGGCGCGGCGCTGGCCGGCGGCTGCACCGTCGGCAACGGCATGGTCCAGACCGCCCTGTTCAGCTACCAGGGTTGGATCGCCCTGCTGTTCATCGCACTCGGCGTCGGCGCCGGCGCCAAGCTGTGGCTCAAGCCCTCCACCGCCCCGGTCACGGCGGGCACCTACTCCACCGAGGAGTCCCTGGACCAGGCCCCGACCTCCGCCGAGGATAAGGTCCTCACCCCGGGCTTCGCCGTCGCCACCGGCGCCGTCGCGCTGAAGACCGCCGCCCCGAAGACCCAGAAGGCCCGCCCGCTGGGCCAGGGCCGCTACGCCCTGGACACCCTCGGCGCCGTCTGCCCCTTCCCGCTGATCGAGGCCAAGGACGTCATCGACACCCTGGACGTCGGCGAGGAGCTCGTCATCGACTTCGACTGCACCCAGGGCACGGAGACCATCCCGCGCTGGGCCGCCGACAACGGTCATGAGGTCACGGACTTCCGCCAGACCGGCGACGCCGGTTGGCAGATCGCCATCCGCAAGAACTAG
- a CDS encoding alpha/beta hydrolase — protein sequence MRHLSLRFLTAAAVAALSVPAVAAAQDLPEIPAGSDNALRDLVVTANSSPASSGSSLNGLLSSLSLIGSSELPLGGPLLSSDDRYPLAIDESIDEVEILEKKIERADERVERWFVTSPSMARVVEVQIKKAADPAAPAPMIYMLDGIGGSTNNSGWLNHGEAERVFGGENVTLVMPTQAAGSLYSDWEQDDPALGRHMWETFITEELAPALEAEDELNFNGKRGIGGLSMGAIGAVHIANTNPELFDATFGISGCYSPNDAVGRQMVNLVVGSRGGAVENMWGPYGSDLWDFHDTTANPEGLRGMAVYLSAADGSFTEEDRASYDDDPFFNMAAGATLERGVLHCTEQLDESMRDLGMNHQVVDYKGPGVHNWDNYNEQLQPAWNAIKPALLP from the coding sequence ATGCGTCATCTATCTCTCCGCTTTCTGACCGCCGCCGCAGTGGCCGCGCTCAGCGTTCCCGCCGTCGCCGCCGCCCAGGACCTCCCCGAGATTCCGGCCGGTTCCGACAACGCCCTGCGCGACCTTGTCGTCACGGCGAACTCGAGCCCGGCATCCTCGGGTTCCTCTCTCAACGGTCTCCTCAGCTCCCTGTCGCTCATCGGCTCCTCCGAGCTACCGCTCGGCGGCCCGCTGCTGTCCAGCGACGACCGGTATCCGCTGGCAATCGACGAGTCCATCGACGAGGTCGAGATCCTCGAGAAGAAGATCGAGCGGGCGGACGAGCGCGTCGAGCGCTGGTTCGTCACCTCCCCCTCGATGGCGCGCGTCGTCGAGGTCCAAATCAAGAAGGCCGCTGATCCGGCCGCCCCCGCCCCGATGATCTACATGCTCGACGGCATCGGCGGCTCCACCAACAACTCCGGCTGGCTCAACCACGGCGAAGCTGAGCGCGTCTTCGGCGGGGAGAACGTCACCCTCGTCATGCCCACCCAGGCCGCCGGCTCCCTCTACTCCGACTGGGAGCAGGACGACCCGGCGCTGGGCCGCCACATGTGGGAGACCTTCATCACCGAGGAGCTCGCACCCGCCCTGGAGGCGGAGGATGAGCTGAACTTCAACGGCAAGCGCGGCATCGGCGGTCTTTCCATGGGCGCGATCGGCGCGGTGCACATCGCCAACACCAACCCGGAGCTTTTCGACGCCACCTTCGGCATCTCCGGCTGCTACTCCCCCAACGACGCGGTCGGCCGCCAGATGGTCAACCTGGTCGTCGGTTCCCGGGGAGGGGCCGTGGAGAACATGTGGGGCCCCTACGGCTCGGATCTGTGGGATTTCCACGACACCACCGCCAACCCCGAGGGTCTGCGCGGCATGGCGGTCTACCTCTCCGCCGCCGACGGTTCCTTCACCGAGGAGGACCGGGCCTCCTATGACGATGACCCCTTCTTCAACATGGCGGCCGGCGCCACACTCGAACGCGGTGTACTGCACTGCACGGAGCAGCTGGACGAGTCGATGCGCGATCTGGGCATGAACCACCAGGTCGTGGACTACAAGGGTCCTGGCGTGCACAACTGGGACAACTACAACGAGCAGCTGCAGCCGGCCTGGAACGCCATCAAACCGGCGCTGCTTCCCTGA
- a CDS encoding DsbA family oxidoreductase — MRIDIWSDYICPFCTVGERHLNLALEDFPGKDDVEVVWRSFQLDPDAPKESAGNALEYLVRVKGMGEEQVVAMNDGLAARAAEVGLEFNWRESHMVNTMDAHRLGQLAREDGKGVEWDELVKRGYFTEGRNIADHDQLRAFAAEVGLRPGDVDSALADESAYSREVMEDIALARQIGVQGVPFFVFDGKLAVSGAQPVEVFAQALEQAAAEG, encoded by the coding sequence ATGAGAATCGATATCTGGTCCGACTACATCTGCCCCTTCTGCACCGTCGGCGAGCGCCACCTCAACCTCGCCCTGGAAGACTTCCCGGGGAAGGATGACGTTGAGGTCGTCTGGCGCAGCTTCCAGCTGGACCCGGACGCACCGAAGGAGTCCGCGGGCAACGCCCTCGAGTACCTGGTGAGGGTCAAGGGCATGGGGGAGGAGCAGGTCGTCGCCATGAACGACGGCCTCGCGGCCCGCGCCGCGGAGGTCGGGCTGGAATTCAACTGGCGCGAATCCCACATGGTCAACACCATGGACGCCCACCGGCTGGGCCAACTGGCCCGCGAGGACGGCAAGGGCGTCGAATGGGACGAACTGGTCAAACGCGGCTACTTCACGGAAGGCAGGAACATCGCCGACCACGACCAGTTGCGCGCCTTCGCCGCCGAGGTCGGCCTGCGGCCCGGGGACGTCGATTCCGCGCTGGCGGACGAGTCCGCCTACTCCCGGGAGGTCATGGAGGACATCGCGCTCGCCCGCCAGATCGGCGTGCAGGGCGTGCCCTTCTTCGTCTTCGACGGGAAGCTGGCGGTCTCCGGCGCACAGCCGGTCGAGGTCTTCGCCCAGGCGCTGGAACAGGCTGCCGCGGAGGGCTGA
- a CDS encoding YoaK family protein, giving the protein MQRYTAGEQNLAVSFAFIAGFVDSIGFLFLGGVFLSFMSGNTTRIATAAVDGNPDLALLAGSAVAFFLLGVMEGALIRRLAMRRVRPDRVREVVMVNMCVLFSLSSLLVLLDAPRAAIIVASLGIGAMNSIFERAGEVAIPLTYMTGTLVKMGQRFVDAFFGGSHAAWLGHLKMWAGLTVGAFTGALTYRYLGIASLLPVTLLTWTATGIAMLVRMYGRRHGAVVKIQVEPS; this is encoded by the coding sequence GTGCAGCGCTACACCGCCGGCGAGCAGAATCTGGCGGTGAGCTTCGCGTTCATCGCCGGTTTCGTCGATTCGATCGGCTTCCTCTTCCTCGGCGGCGTTTTTCTGTCGTTCATGTCCGGCAACACCACCCGCATCGCGACGGCCGCCGTCGACGGCAACCCGGATCTCGCGCTGCTGGCAGGCTCGGCCGTGGCGTTTTTCCTGCTCGGCGTCATGGAGGGTGCCCTCATCCGCCGCCTGGCGATGCGCCGCGTGCGCCCGGACCGGGTCCGCGAGGTGGTGATGGTCAACATGTGCGTCCTCTTCTCCCTCTCCTCCCTGCTCGTGCTTCTCGACGCCCCGCGGGCCGCCATCATCGTCGCCTCGTTGGGCATCGGCGCGATGAACTCCATCTTCGAACGCGCGGGGGAGGTCGCCATCCCGCTGACCTACATGACAGGGACCCTGGTGAAGATGGGCCAGCGTTTCGTCGACGCGTTCTTCGGCGGTTCCCATGCCGCCTGGCTGGGCCACCTGAAGATGTGGGCGGGGTTGACCGTCGGCGCGTTCACCGGGGCCCTGACGTACCGCTACCTGGGGATCGCCTCGCTGCTCCCCGTCACCCTGCTCACGTGGACGGCCACCGGGATCGCGATGCTGGTGCGCATGTACGGCCGACGTCACGGGGCAGTAGTGAAAATTCAGGTTGAACCCAGTTGA
- a CDS encoding LppP/LprE family lipoprotein codes for MEPPGEGWEFHGQSNYDPCADLSYALVWVTGSTHPLKQNQLIPFHRGEYLGVGLLEPQSMYVADADADSVRTRVIDFEAMERDEAPSAAAELYRSDLIFRWNGERVETAGKIPRQPVAGSILY; via the coding sequence CTGGAACCCCCGGGCGAGGGCTGGGAGTTCCACGGCCAGTCCAACTACGATCCGTGCGCGGATCTCTCCTACGCCCTGGTGTGGGTCACCGGTTCCACGCATCCGTTGAAGCAGAACCAGCTGATACCCTTTCACCGTGGCGAGTACCTGGGGGTGGGCCTGCTGGAGCCGCAGTCGATGTATGTCGCGGACGCCGACGCAGATTCGGTGCGCACCCGCGTGATCGATTTCGAGGCGATGGAACGCGATGAGGCCCCCTCCGCGGCGGCCGAACTGTACCGCTCCGACCTGATCTTCCGGTGGAACGGGGAGCGGGTGGAGACGGCCGGAAAGATCCCGCGTCAACCGGTGGCCGGGAGCATCCTGTATTGA
- a CDS encoding metallophosphoesterase family protein, translating into MDVWFTSDLHLGHQSVARLRGLEVEEHDRRVLRGIRDLPAGDRLWVLGDLSRGAADGERRALDLLREHGAHLEMHLVPGNHDSCHPIHRSSFRMQREFLEVFESVQPFQRLRWRGRNVHLCHFPRPGMDHPGMASRHDEVRLDVDYLVHGHLHSPQPRSGYGLVDVGLDAWGMKPVRQLAVEKVLFEN; encoded by the coding sequence ATGGACGTCTGGTTCACCTCTGATCTGCATCTCGGTCACCAGTCTGTGGCCCGTCTGCGCGGGCTGGAGGTGGAGGAGCACGACCGGCGGGTGCTGCGCGGCATCCGCGACCTGCCGGCGGGGGACAGGCTGTGGGTGCTGGGGGACCTGTCCCGGGGCGCGGCCGACGGGGAGCGGCGTGCGCTGGACCTCCTCCGCGAACACGGGGCCCATCTGGAGATGCACCTCGTGCCGGGCAACCACGACTCGTGCCACCCCATCCACCGTTCCTCGTTCCGGATGCAGCGGGAGTTCCTCGAGGTGTTCGAGTCGGTGCAGCCGTTCCAGCGGCTGCGGTGGCGGGGCCGTAACGTGCATCTCTGCCATTTTCCGCGCCCGGGTATGGACCATCCGGGGATGGCGTCGCGTCACGACGAGGTGCGGCTCGACGTCGATTATCTGGTCCACGGCCACCTGCATTCGCCGCAGCCCCGATCCGGGTACGGGCTGGTGGACGTGGGGCTCGACGCGTGGGGGATGAAGCCGGTTCGTCAGCTCGCGGTGGAAAAGGTGCTCTTCGAAAACTGA
- a CDS encoding aldose epimerase, which produces MDDLLTAGSMRMCPSGAHLTSTDTDFGELFYLSSATGSGPGTAIRGGVPVIAPAFADLIASAPRHGWARTAEWKVTTDGRDFHAEVDNDGIRLRLDVREFADGVRLELTARNESREDRKIQLAFHPYFRVSHVASVAVAGLDGTPVLDRATGGQTTQSGDVTVSGEFDRIFRESREVSIVDADRVITVAAEDADSTVVWNPGEEAAADMGDVGGGEWSEFLCVEPALLGPDLTGVTLVPSGERRLAMTVTVRGSSG; this is translated from the coding sequence ATGGACGACCTGTTGACCGCCGGGAGCATGCGCATGTGCCCCTCCGGCGCACACCTGACCAGCACAGACACCGACTTCGGGGAGCTGTTCTACCTCTCCTCCGCCACCGGCTCCGGACCCGGGACGGCGATCCGCGGCGGGGTGCCCGTCATCGCCCCCGCCTTCGCGGACCTGATCGCCTCCGCCCCGCGGCACGGCTGGGCGCGCACTGCGGAGTGGAAGGTGACCACCGACGGCCGCGACTTCCACGCGGAGGTGGACAACGACGGCATCCGCCTGCGGCTCGACGTCCGGGAGTTTGCCGACGGCGTCCGCCTCGAGCTCACCGCCCGCAACGAGTCGCGGGAGGACCGGAAGATCCAGTTGGCCTTCCACCCCTATTTCCGGGTCAGCCACGTCGCCTCGGTCGCGGTCGCGGGCCTGGACGGGACCCCCGTTCTCGACCGCGCCACCGGCGGGCAGACCACCCAGTCCGGGGACGTGACCGTGTCCGGGGAGTTCGACCGGATCTTCCGGGAATCGCGGGAGGTGTCCATCGTCGACGCGGACCGGGTGATCACCGTGGCCGCCGAGGACGCCGACTCCACCGTCGTGTGGAATCCGGGCGAAGAAGCCGCCGCCGACATGGGTGATGTCGGCGGCGGCGAGTGGTCGGAATTCCTGTGCGTGGAGCCGGCGCTGCTGGGGCCGGATCTGACCGGGGTGACCCTGGTGCCCTCCGGGGAGCGGCGCCTGGCCATGACGGTGACCGTGCGGGGAAGTTCCGGCTAG
- a CDS encoding alpha/beta hydrolase, protein MKTQYFPQLIAVAATASLALSAASPALAQSEEGGASSELIGEAVVGSSQNPASSGSSLDATLSSLSLLGSSEIPIGGPFLSSNPEYPLATTPIDGPARIVRVERTPGERLERWTIASPSMQREVSVQIYRGANETAPAPLLYLLDGIDAPYNSGWLGPGKVQEVFEDENVTLVMPTQAAGSWYSDWEQEDPALGLNKWETFIIDELDPLLKDDAELNFNGERGIGGLSMGASGAVHIANTNPELFDAVFGISGCYSPTDAMGRQIVNIVTGSRGGDVENMWGPFGSEEWQRHDVVDNPDGLLGMDAYLSAANGEITEADRAFYGDDVVNMTAGTVLERGVLSCTQDLDAALQEAGKTDHVVNYKGPGVHAWSNFREELQPAWDTIGDSLFDGV, encoded by the coding sequence GTGAAGACACAATATTTCCCTCAACTCATCGCCGTAGCCGCGACCGCCTCGCTGGCGCTGTCCGCCGCCTCCCCCGCCCTGGCACAGAGCGAAGAGGGCGGGGCCTCGAGCGAGCTGATCGGTGAAGCCGTGGTCGGCTCCAGCCAGAACCCTGCCTCTTCGGGGTCCTCCCTCGACGCCACCCTCAGTTCACTGTCCCTCCTCGGCTCCTCCGAGATCCCGATCGGCGGCCCCTTCCTGTCCAGCAACCCGGAGTACCCGCTGGCCACGACGCCGATCGACGGGCCAGCGCGGATCGTGCGCGTCGAGCGCACACCGGGCGAGCGGCTCGAGCGTTGGACCATCGCCTCGCCGAGCATGCAGCGCGAGGTCTCCGTCCAGATCTACCGGGGAGCGAACGAGACCGCCCCCGCCCCGCTGCTCTACCTGCTCGACGGCATCGACGCCCCCTACAACTCCGGCTGGCTCGGCCCGGGCAAGGTCCAGGAGGTGTTCGAGGACGAGAACGTCACCCTCGTCATGCCCACCCAGGCCGCCGGCTCCTGGTACTCCGACTGGGAGCAGGAGGACCCGGCGCTGGGCCTCAACAAGTGGGAGACCTTCATCATCGACGAGCTCGACCCGCTGCTGAAAGATGACGCGGAGCTCAACTTCAACGGCGAGCGCGGCATCGGCGGCCTTTCCATGGGCGCCAGCGGCGCGGTCCACATCGCCAACACCAACCCCGAGCTTTTCGACGCCGTCTTCGGCATCTCCGGCTGCTACTCCCCCACCGATGCCATGGGCAGGCAGATCGTCAACATCGTCACCGGTTCCCGCGGCGGCGACGTGGAGAACATGTGGGGCCCCTTCGGCTCCGAGGAATGGCAGCGGCACGACGTGGTCGACAACCCGGACGGGTTGCTCGGCATGGACGCCTACCTCTCGGCCGCGAACGGCGAAATCACGGAGGCCGACCGCGCCTTCTACGGCGACGACGTGGTCAACATGACCGCCGGCACCGTCCTCGAGCGCGGCGTGCTCAGCTGCACCCAGGATCTCGACGCCGCCCTGCAGGAGGCCGGCAAGACCGACCACGTGGTGAACTACAAGGGCCCCGGAGTGCACGCGTGGAGCAACTTCCGCGAGGAGCTGCAGCCCGCCTGGGACACAATCGGGGACAGCCTGTTCGACGGGGTCTAA
- a CDS encoding catalase, translating to MTPKKKPAKDRASDSLPVIPGAPAAQPPSLGEPTSPVKPLPPKEDQQHLANVTATGSPFTAGADAGPDPRAQQGEYLTTSTGQRVPDTDHSLKAGPRGPVLLQDHHLREKITHFDHERIPERVVHARGAGAHGVFVGNGAAGDICSAAVFGKGKETEVFVRFSTVLGSRGSADTVRDTRGFATKFYTDEGTWDLVGNNMPVFFIQDGIKFPDVVHAAKPHPDREIPQAQSAHDTFWDFVSLHTEAQHHTIWNMSDRGIPRSYRMMEGFGVHTFRLSNAKGETTLVKFHWKPKLGVHSLVWEEAQIAAGVDPDFHRRDLADAIEAGAFPQWDLGVQVFPDTEEQMFEGIDLLDPTKLVPEELAPVQVIGTMTLVANPTNYFEQTEQVAFHPGHLPPGIDVTADPLLQGRLFSYIDTQLTRLGGPNFNQIPINRPHTPVNDMLRDGFHQHASHAGVAPYRPNSLDGGNPFPATAAEGARIDVPVPLPESAIVREQPATFDDHFSHARLFYLSLSEVEQRHVADAYSFELGKCYEENIKTRQLAALAQIDTDLAAAVAEKLGLPAPAKAKLAKVEPSPALSQIGQEWPVDGRQVGILTTAGTPPKEVAELVAAIDAAGMVPLVVGEHGGKLGDVPISRTYDTARSVEFDAVVVADTPDRYEVDVMRAEVFHQCKAIVLLDSLENVRVDTSAPGVVTVSSLSGAVDQLIPLMRGHRVWERQG from the coding sequence ATGACCCCAAAGAAGAAGCCCGCTAAAGACCGGGCCAGTGATTCCCTGCCGGTGATCCCCGGCGCCCCCGCGGCGCAGCCCCCGAGCCTGGGGGAGCCGACCTCCCCGGTGAAGCCCCTGCCGCCCAAGGAAGACCAGCAGCATCTGGCGAACGTCACCGCCACCGGTTCGCCCTTCACCGCCGGGGCGGACGCCGGACCGGACCCGCGCGCCCAGCAGGGCGAGTACCTGACCACCTCCACCGGCCAGCGGGTGCCGGACACCGATCACTCCCTCAAGGCCGGCCCGCGCGGCCCGGTGCTGCTGCAGGACCACCACCTGCGGGAGAAGATCACGCACTTCGACCACGAGCGCATCCCGGAGCGCGTGGTCCACGCCCGCGGCGCGGGCGCCCACGGCGTGTTCGTCGGCAACGGCGCCGCCGGCGACATCTGCTCGGCCGCCGTGTTCGGGAAGGGGAAGGAGACCGAGGTCTTCGTCCGTTTCTCCACGGTGCTCGGCTCCCGCGGTTCCGCCGACACCGTGCGTGACACCCGCGGTTTCGCCACCAAGTTCTACACCGACGAGGGAACCTGGGACCTGGTGGGCAACAACATGCCGGTGTTCTTCATCCAGGACGGCATCAAATTCCCGGACGTCGTGCACGCGGCCAAGCCGCACCCGGACCGGGAGATCCCGCAGGCGCAGAGCGCCCACGACACGTTCTGGGACTTCGTCTCCCTGCACACCGAGGCGCAGCACCACACCATCTGGAACATGTCCGACCGCGGCATTCCGCGCTCCTACCGCATGATGGAGGGCTTCGGCGTCCACACCTTCCGCCTGAGCAACGCCAAGGGCGAGACCACCCTGGTCAAGTTCCACTGGAAGCCGAAGCTGGGCGTGCACTCGCTGGTCTGGGAGGAAGCCCAGATCGCCGCCGGCGTCGACCCGGATTTCCATCGCCGGGACCTGGCCGACGCCATCGAGGCCGGTGCCTTCCCGCAGTGGGACCTGGGCGTGCAGGTCTTCCCCGACACCGAGGAGCAGATGTTCGAGGGCATCGACCTGCTCGACCCGACGAAGCTCGTCCCGGAGGAGCTCGCCCCGGTGCAGGTCATCGGCACGATGACCCTGGTGGCGAACCCCACCAACTATTTCGAGCAGACCGAGCAGGTCGCGTTCCACCCCGGCCATCTCCCGCCCGGCATCGACGTCACCGCCGACCCGCTGCTGCAGGGGCGCCTGTTCTCCTACATCGACACCCAGCTGACCCGCCTGGGCGGCCCCAACTTCAACCAGATCCCGATCAACCGCCCGCACACGCCCGTCAACGACATGCTCCGCGACGGCTTCCACCAGCACGCCAGCCATGCGGGCGTGGCGCCGTACCGGCCGAACTCGCTGGACGGCGGCAACCCGTTCCCCGCCACCGCCGCCGAGGGGGCGCGTATCGACGTCCCTGTGCCCCTGCCCGAATCTGCGATCGTCCGGGAGCAGCCCGCCACCTTCGACGACCACTTCTCGCACGCGCGCCTGTTCTATCTGTCCCTGAGCGAGGTGGAACAGCGGCACGTCGCTGACGCGTACTCCTTCGAGCTGGGCAAGTGCTACGAGGAGAACATCAAGACCCGTCAGCTGGCCGCGCTGGCGCAGATCGACACGGATCTCGCCGCCGCCGTGGCCGAGAAGCTCGGCCTGCCCGCCCCTGCGAAGGCGAAGCTGGCCAAGGTCGAGCCGAGTCCGGCGCTCTCGCAGATCGGCCAGGAGTGGCCCGTCGACGGCCGGCAGGTCGGCATCCTCACCACCGCCGGCACCCCGCCGAAGGAGGTGGCGGAGCTCGTCGCCGCGATCGACGCCGCCGGCATGGTGCCGCTGGTTGTCGGCGAGCACGGTGGAAAGCTGGGAGATGTGCCGATCTCACGCACCTACGACACCGCCCGGTCCGTCGAGTTCGACGCCGTCGTGGTCGCCGACACGCCGGACCGCTACGAGGTCGACGTGATGCGGGCCGAGGTGTTCCACCAGTGCAAGGCCATCGTGCTCCTCGACAGCCTGGAGAACGTCCGCGTGGACACCTCCGCCCCGGGCGTGGTCACGGTGTCCTCGCTTTCCGGCGCCGTGGACCAGCTCATCCCGCTGATGCGCGGGCACCGGGTCTGGGAGCGGCAGGGATAA
- a CDS encoding bile acid:sodium symporter family protein translates to MTTTSRSKEDRSAAIAVTAFPLFILAGTALAFFFPAPFQPLSNYITYFLMIIMFAMGLTLTLPDFQEIARRPWPILLGVVAQFVIMPLCAVAVARMLGLNEALAVGLLMLGSVPGGTSSNVITYLAKGDVALSVAMTSVSTLLSPIITPMLMLTLADTRTDVDGAGMALTLVQTVLLPVVGGLVIRYFADQWISLITPVLPWISILGIGGVVFPAVANNAERLASVGLILFAAVLAHNVFGFALGYFTGKLFRMPASANRTMAVEVGTQSAGLASGMSAKFFSPEAALPGAVAAVLHNITGAVYASIARRFPLPGEQHPDAAAAEPAAEKVAVS, encoded by the coding sequence ATGACCACCACCTCCCGATCAAAGGAGGACCGCTCGGCCGCGATCGCGGTCACCGCGTTCCCTCTGTTCATCCTCGCCGGCACCGCCCTCGCCTTCTTCTTTCCGGCGCCCTTCCAACCGCTGTCGAACTACATCACCTATTTCCTGATGATCATCATGTTCGCCATGGGCCTGACGCTGACCCTGCCGGACTTCCAGGAGATCGCCCGCCGGCCGTGGCCGATCCTGCTGGGCGTGGTTGCCCAGTTCGTCATCATGCCGCTGTGCGCGGTCGCGGTGGCGCGGATGCTCGGCCTCAACGAGGCGCTGGCCGTCGGCCTGCTCATGCTCGGCTCCGTCCCGGGCGGCACCTCCTCCAACGTCATCACCTACCTGGCCAAGGGCGACGTCGCCCTGTCTGTGGCGATGACCTCGGTGTCCACGCTGCTCTCGCCGATCATCACCCCGATGCTCATGCTGACGCTCGCCGACACCCGCACCGACGTCGACGGTGCCGGCATGGCACTCACCCTCGTTCAGACCGTCCTGCTGCCGGTCGTCGGCGGCCTGGTCATCCGCTACTTCGCGGACCAGTGGATCTCCCTGATCACCCCGGTCCTGCCGTGGATCTCCATCCTCGGCATCGGCGGCGTCGTCTTCCCGGCCGTGGCCAACAACGCAGAGCGGCTCGCCTCCGTCGGGCTGATTCTCTTCGCCGCGGTGCTGGCGCACAACGTCTTCGGCTTCGCCCTCGGCTACTTCACCGGGAAGCTGTTCCGCATGCCCGCGTCCGCCAACCGCACCATGGCCGTCGAGGTGGGCACCCAGTCCGCAGGCCTGGCCTCGGGCATGTCCGCCAAGTTCTTCAGCCCGGAGGCGGCGCTCCCGGGTGCCGTCGCCGCAGTCCTGCACAACATCACCGGAGCGGTCTACGCCTCCATCGCCCGCAGGTTCCCCCTGCCCGGGGAGCAGCACCCCGACGCGGCCGCCGCGGAACCCGCGGCCGAGAAGGTGGCCGTCTCCTAG